In a genomic window of Burkholderiales bacterium:
- the lpdA gene encoding dihydrolipoyl dehydrogenase — protein sequence DDWKNAKGKPSLGGTCVNVGCIPSKALLESSENYERAAHKFAAHGIRIDNVSIDVAAMLARKNKIVDTLTAGVASLFKKNKVTLFPGLGRFVSGGDCYRIEVRSGEQTETLEAAHVIVATGSVPRPLPGVAIDNEFITDNVGALQFAEVPKRLAVIGAGVIGLEMGSVWRRLGSEVTLLEALPGFLMAADNDVAKEAQKIFFREAGFKLITGIKIAEVAKTGNEVRIKYSVQGKEQSQGQEQVQAQELVVDKLIVAVGRAPNTDGLGADAVGLQIDARGFVEVDAECRANLPNVYAIGDVVRGPMLAHKASEEGVMVAELIAGQKSHVNLDTIPWVIYTSPEIAWVGKTEQELKAQDTQYRAGRFPFLANGRAKALGETAGFVKILADAKSDRILGMHIIGPFASEMIAEAVVAMEFSATSEDIARIVHAHPSLSEVMHEAALAVDARALHI from the coding sequence TTGACGACTGGAAAAATGCCAAGGGCAAACCCAGCCTCGGCGGCACCTGTGTGAACGTCGGCTGCATCCCATCCAAGGCGCTGCTCGAATCTTCCGAGAATTACGAGCGCGCGGCGCACAAATTTGCCGCCCACGGTATCAGGATCGACAACGTCAGCATCGACGTCGCCGCCATGCTGGCGCGCAAGAATAAAATCGTCGATACGCTGACCGCCGGTGTCGCTAGTCTGTTCAAGAAAAACAAGGTCACGCTGTTCCCGGGACTTGGGCGATTCGTCTCCGGCGGCGATTGTTATCGCATCGAAGTTCGCAGCGGCGAGCAGACGGAAACGCTGGAGGCGGCGCACGTCATCGTTGCAACGGGTTCGGTTCCGCGCCCGCTCCCCGGTGTCGCCATCGATAACGAGTTCATCACCGATAACGTCGGCGCCTTGCAGTTTGCCGAAGTGCCGAAGCGACTCGCTGTCATCGGCGCCGGCGTTATCGGTCTGGAGATGGGCAGCGTCTGGCGACGGCTCGGCTCCGAGGTCACATTGCTCGAAGCGCTGCCCGGTTTTCTGATGGCAGCCGACAACGACGTGGCGAAAGAGGCTCAAAAAATATTTTTCAGGGAAGCCGGCTTCAAATTGATCACCGGGATCAAGATCGCCGAGGTCGCGAAGACGGGCAATGAAGTTCGCATCAAGTATTCGGTACAAGGAAAGGAACAAAGTCAGGGACAGGAACAAGTTCAAGCGCAGGAACTAGTGGTCGACAAGCTGATCGTCGCGGTCGGCCGTGCGCCGAACACGGATGGGCTGGGCGCGGATGCGGTCGGATTGCAGATCGACGCGCGTGGCTTTGTGGAAGTCGATGCGGAATGCCGGGCCAACTTGCCGAACGTCTACGCCATCGGCGATGTGGTGCGCGGACCGATGCTCGCCCACAAGGCTTCGGAGGAGGGCGTGATGGTCGCCGAACTGATCGCCGGGCAAAAGTCGCATGTCAATCTCGATACTATCCCGTGGGTGATCTATACGTCGCCGGAAATCGCCTGGGTCGGCAAGACCGAACAAGAGCTGAAAGCGCAAGATACGCAATATCGCGCCGGACGTTTTCCGTTCCTGGCCAATGGCCGCGCCAAAGCGCTGGGCGAAACCGCCGGCTTCGTGAAAATTCTCGCCGACGCGAAATCCGACCGCATTCTCGGCATGCATATCATCGGACCGTTCGCGTCCGAGATGATCGCCGAAGCCGTGGTAGCCATGGAATTTTCGGCCACCAGCGAGGATATCGCGCGCATCGTGCACGCTCACCCGTCGCTATCCGAAGTCATGCACGAAGCCGCGCTCGCGGTAGACGCGCGTGCGCTGCATATCTAA
- a CDS encoding AFG1 family ATPase → MGGRLRDYARAHGYTLDRAQRRAVKHFQRLSDDLIANGTAGILRKLLTSQRAISGIYVWGGVGRGKSFLMDGFFSLVPIEQKRRIHFHRFMQEIHHSLHDLQGTAEPVAEVAKIMAGKARLLCLDELHVVDIGDAMLMRRLLEGLFEQGVAIVATSNRHPDQLYQDGLQRSQFLPAIELLKARLDVVNVDAGIDYRLRALEKVEIYHQPLDDEAEQSLAHAFLAIAGEEGAHDYQLDIEGRVLRARRHAEGVVWFDFDVLCGGPRGQADYIELAENYHTVLMSGIPRFSAEEGDRRRRFTWLIDEFYDRRVKLVASAAAAPDHLYAGEAGIEFERTVSRLIEMQTREYLGREHLS, encoded by the coding sequence ATGGGCGGCCGCCTGCGCGATTACGCGCGAGCCCATGGCTATACGCTCGATCGCGCGCAACGCCGCGCGGTCAAACATTTCCAGCGGCTTTCCGATGATCTGATCGCAAACGGGACAGCGGGCATACTGCGTAAACTGCTCACCAGCCAGCGGGCTATCTCCGGTATTTACGTGTGGGGCGGTGTCGGCCGCGGCAAGAGTTTTTTGATGGACGGTTTTTTCTCGCTGGTCCCGATCGAACAGAAGCGCCGCATCCACTTTCATCGCTTCATGCAGGAAATCCATCACAGCCTGCACGATCTGCAGGGCACCGCCGAGCCGGTCGCCGAGGTCGCAAAAATCATGGCGGGCAAAGCGCGCTTGTTATGTCTCGACGAATTGCATGTCGTCGATATAGGCGATGCGATGCTGATGCGGCGTTTGCTCGAAGGCTTGTTCGAGCAAGGGGTGGCGATCGTTGCGACCTCGAATCGCCATCCCGATCAGTTGTACCAGGACGGCCTGCAGCGCAGCCAGTTTCTGCCGGCGATAGAGCTACTGAAAGCTCGCCTCGATGTCGTCAACGTCGATGCCGGCATCGACTACCGATTGCGCGCACTGGAAAAAGTCGAGATCTATCACCAGCCGCTTGATGATGAGGCCGAGCAAAGCCTGGCGCACGCTTTTCTGGCTATCGCCGGCGAGGAGGGCGCGCACGATTACCAGCTCGATATCGAGGGCCGCGTTCTGCGCGCGCGGCGCCATGCCGAAGGGGTGGTGTGGTTCGACTTCGATGTTTTGTGCGGCGGGCCGCGCGGCCAGGCCGATTACATCGAGCTTGCCGAAAATTACCACACCGTACTGATGTCGGGCATTCCGCGGTTTTCGGCGGAAGAAGGCGATCGCCGCCGCCGCTTCACCTGGCTGATCGACGAGTTTTACGATCGCCGCGTCAAGCTGGTCGCTTCCGCCGCGGCAGCGCCAGATCACTTGTATGCGGGCGAGGCCGGCATCGAATTCGAGCGCACCGTCAGCCGCTTGATCGAAATGCAAACGCGCGAATACCTGGGCCGCGAACATCTGTCGTAG